One Arachis hypogaea cultivar Tifrunner chromosome 2, arahy.Tifrunner.gnm2.J5K5, whole genome shotgun sequence genomic window, agaaaaacaagatatgaatcccaagttgaatccttggttagcttaagataagatattgtgtataatttaagtgtggggaactttatgggaacatggattatAGGAACAAAGGTAGAaggtttaaaagaataaaaatattcaaaataaaaattttggaaagcatgctcatgtgaaatcaattgaattaccatgtgcagtTTCAAAAAAAAGTTTCTATTTTCGGTATTTAATTAAGGGGACACAAAGAAATTCCCCagttacaaaataaaaagaatcaatgcacatgggataaaattaaaatcaatgcatgagtttgcaatacaaagtgagaaaacTGTGGGCAAATAAGTTGAGAAGCtttaaattacaaaatatgtgtgtcaggtgagatcttagactaatcaaggattcacttattggctcacttagccttatacatatacccttacctctaccttggccccattataaccttggaaaagacctcatgatttttgtacgcctgtattctataattgttgattggttagatgaagaacaaagttatagaaagtaaggataaaaataagaatagagtgattaacccaataaacactgagtgactagagagtaaacacaaaatccagtgagggttcaatagctcatcaccatatatctcttcctcaattgttaattgtcttgcaagtttgaaaaatatttttacctatctcaattgtaaaagtgctttaacattatctaaggttggctatgcatatatgattccttgagaatgtgatttaactacatgtaagttttatatacaattgaataacaaattagaattgcatgatttatttaggtagttgcatctaGGATAgcttgcattgcatgagattccaccactttaccttactctttatcttggatttagcatgaggatatgctattgtttaagtgtggggaggttgataaacccatattttatgatatatattgtgctcaatttaagtgatttattcaacccttcacctacttattcatgtaaatttcatggttttacttttccttccttattatgtgatatatgtgaaatacatgtttcctatgctttaaaaataattattttaaataccctttattaccattcgatgccgtaatttgtgtgttgagtagttgcagagcttctaaggtaggaatgacttaaaggatggaaaggaaacatacaaaaatggaagaaaagcacaaaatagagttttcgaagaaactggcagcgacgcgaacgcatggacgacgtggccgcatgcccagcgcgaaaagagagcgacgcgaacgcgtgactgacgcgaccgcgcgccttaagcagaacacatatgacaCGGACGCATGATCAAAGCAaacacgtgacaaggaaaactccagatgacgcaaccgcgtgacccacgtggatgcgtgacagacgccacgcaccagaaattacagaaaatgctcccagcggtttttgaagccctttttggcccagatccaagtccaagaggcacagattagaggttataaagtggggaaatgcatccattgagAGAGATCTCCAGTTACACACTTTTCATAatctagatgtagtttttagagagagaggctcctctctcttaggttttaggattaggatttcttttagtcattaggatCATTTCTTcgtaccaggttcaataatttatgtttctcttctatttttgtttactctgaatcttttatttgtatttgatttatattgcccaattggcttatgaacttgtccatgttagaattgacatctttatttaaatataatttgaggtacttcagactcatgattgcttccctttctttatataaataatttagatttttttactattggctttggttgattaattggtaactcttgagttgtcaaactcatcgtgattgataattaatatctttgctgattaatttagattcctataactctagtcttttcttaaggagttgactagaactttaggtgttaaattaatttatccatttaactgaccttcatagttagaggttgacttagtgggagtaaaagtataattctcatcaccattgataaggttaactaggatagaactttcagttttcataccttgccaagagatttcttcattattaatttattaatttctacaacccatttctcttgctcaaaactcttttcaaaacccaaaatactgtttttcataaccaataataaaacacacctccctgcaattctttgagaagacgacccgaggtttgaatacttcggtttataaattttattgggtttgttacttgtgacaaccaaacgtttgtacgaaaggattttctgttggtttagaagctatacttacaacgcgactatttttataaaattctttaccaacaAAAAATCCTAACATCAATGACGCCAAAAGATCACTCAACCATGAGTGAACTAGACATAAGAGAACAAATTACTTTACTCAACAAAGAGCTCAGGCAACCAATACATCAACATGACAAGTAGAAGATGAGGTATATAGAGTTGGAGATGCATTACCATCAAGAGCAGGATGATTAGAGGCAGACTAACCAAAGGTAAAAGGGGAGATCACCCGTTTCTTCCAGCAAGTCTTTGAAGCTTAGAAATCCTAGATGACTAACTTGAAGAGCATGGATGCCCTTAATTTGATCATAAGGCAGTAGGGGAGATCACCCGctcctttgttcttaatttttagCACAATATTTTCTTAAGTGAAAAGACATGAATGCCCTTAACTTGGTTTttaattagcttaggctagtgatgTTTTATCGTTCAAgtgtgagagaaaaaaaaagaaaaatattggtaGACAAAAAAGTGTATTGATTAAAAATTTCGAGAATTAGACAAACACATACATGTATTAGATTGTTCAAAGCATATGCATTTActcataaaaaaagaagaaaattttactCAACCATGAATGAACTAGACATGAGAGAGCTAATCACTTTACTCAACAAAGAGCTCACCCAACAAATGCATCAACATGGAGAATGAAGTATATAGAATTGGAGGTGCACTACCATCAGGAGCGGGATGATTGGAGATAGACTAACTAGAGTAGTAGGTGAGATCACCGGCTTCTTCCAGCAGGACTTTGAGACTTAGAAAGTCAATATGACTGGCTTGAAGAGCATGGATGCCCTTAATTTGATTATAAGGCAGTAGGAGAGATCACTTATtcctttgttttaatttttagcacaatattttcttaaataaaaagacATGAATATCTTTAACTTGATTTTTAATTAGTTTAGGCTAGTAGATGTTGCATCGTTTaagtgtgaaaaaaaaaaataaaaacatcgatggacaaaaaatatatattgattgaaaattttgagAATTGGACAAACACATATATGCATTAGATTGTTTAAAGTATATGCATTtactccaaaaaaaaaagaaaaaaatttgtacataattattaaaaaaaacctTGAAAAAAGGTTAAATAGTGCCCCAAAGAAAGTTTTAGTATTTGATGCATGTGTGATATAATTTGAGAAAATATATTTGTATGGGTGTATGTGAGAAGTGAATCATGGATAATTAGCATAGAAATTAGAATTGAGTAAGTTGTTGTAGGTTAGGTGAAAATTTAAACTAACTAAATGTTCAATTTTTAGTCCATTTAACTAAATTCATTTTCAGGTTACCCAATTGTAATTTAAACTAATTGAATATTCAATTGTGATTTTAAGAGAAAATAATTCCGACTAAACTcctgatttaaaattttataatattttaaagtaaactTTAAGAATGTTAAATTCCGAATTAAAATTACAGCgaatctatatttttaaatttataaattttataaatcggTCTTTAGCGCTCTTGACAGTTATAAACATATATCTTAGGCTTCGGTAAACTTAGTTGAATTTTATCAAAGGAATTTATTGACAAACTTTTTCAGTCGACTTGGCAGTTTTGTAAAATAAGTTATTGATGACTTAATCATTTGTAAAACCTTCTGCAACAATTAATATTCTAGTAACAAGAACTTACGTATTTATATAACCACTTTCTCTGTATTTATTTCTACTAATAACAAAAATTGAGAAGGTTTAGTGAAACATTTTTTATTCCCAAAATTCCTTCATCTTTTGTTTCATAAAGTTACGTTTTGCAAAATTTCTAACATTTGAAGTTAACTTTTTTAGTcagaatataaaatatttgtcattttaattaattctatatctattatttttcaattccacaaatacaatagtaaattaataAGTAGATTTAGTATACTACTATTGTATAATATTTTATAGATCAATAAACAAATAAAGGATAAAGGAGCTTACCAATATCTAGGagaaaagaaattataaaatataaagtaagcCACCACAATGCCATAAAGTGCCCTGAGAAATCATTAACAAGAATTTTAAATCACAACTAAGATATAAGACATTAAATGATAAGCAGCGCAATACTTTTTTCCGCCACCTTAGATTGCATGTTATGTAGAGCAACTAGTCCCACATTTCTCCCAAGATGGTATTTGATAAATTGTGCTGCTAATTCACGTGGACTCCATGTCTCCATTATTCCACTTCTCAGTTCTCACGGACCAAACCAAATTAAAGTCCTATGATCCACGAATTTCATTTTGATAAAAATTCCTAAACGCTGCTACTGTCTTCGAAGGaatctaaatataaaaatatactgaaACGTCACATTAAGAGTAGGTTGGGCAAAGTTTTTTAGCTAGTTACGGAAAGATCAGTGTTTGTGtttgaaagataattttttaaagtttgttcaataaattaaattaaaaataattaatttattattaaacgcTCTCTATTAAATAAGTAATATTATACTctttattaattaaacaaatcttaactctttatttattatattttataataataatttagatttaaagtttagatttataatttataatttagaatttaggattcagagtttaatatttaaagtttaaactttaggaattaagattgaaagtttaggatttaggatttaggttttataattaaaaaagcaTTCTTTACTTTCTCTAGCATTTTTTACTTTCTCTAACTTTGAAAATTATCTTTTTAGGTGTTTTTATTTTCACGTTGTAGCAACAACTAAGAGATTTTTTCGATTAGTTAGAACCAGTGGGACTCGAATCCGAGACTTCTAGGTGGGGAGGAAGAAACTATCCCATTTAATCTATAGTTTCTTGGCCTTCTTAAGTGCTTTTAAAAACACTccaaattcttaaaaattaaaaacgtaattatatgatttttttatttatcaaacataAAACGAGATGtttgtatttgtgaaaaatataaatattctttcaaaaaaaaattcaccaAATTAAATCtctggaaagaaaaaaaaaggaagaaatacTTTTCATAGAATTTCTCTACACATCAAGCATTTTTGTCAAACCAATTTCAATGAAATTGGTCCAAATCCAACAAAAATTACATACACAAGATGTGCAAAATTGGTCCAAATCCAACAAAAATTACATACACAAGATGTGCATGTATCACGCACATCTTCTTCTTTGtcttccttttttttatgcagatgtTTTTTTTTCTCGTCTTTCTTCTATTATGGTTGTTATTGCTGCTggcttttttgtttattttttctcctttttttatgGTGTTATTCTaacattttttagtttattttgtgtttgatttttttattctttttaagagagtgaaaaaaataaatattgtcaATGATAATgacgaagaaaaaagaagagaaagaaaaaagagcaaaaaaattaaaaaaaggataaaaaaggaagaaaagagaaaaaagaggagaaaaaataaataaagaagaaaaaaacatgTATGTATTGACTTAACTAAATTTGGTTACGTAAAAagttttgttatttaaaattattgtttttataaaattaaaaatatatatattttggttgataatgaaaaaggaggaagaaaaagaggagacatcaaatgaaaaaaaaaataaaaagaaggtaaaagataaaaaaggaagaaaacaaaCAACGAAAAAAAAACGTGTATATATCATTACTTATTTTAACTTAGTtccataaaaaaattagttatctagaattactatttttataaaattaaagaatcTACGAATTTTGATCTGATATTGCTTTTTCTTTAGGTAGATTATCCGAATactattttcattattattagtaAATGTAAGTTATCCATATAGCTATagaaattttttaactttaaatttatccaaaaaaaatctcatttaaTTATTATAGAGAAAATGTATGTTAGGGAatcaatatattttattaattttagttaacaTTTTaagttactattttatttttatactattaaaatttattagagtTTAAAAGTCAATTTTTAATATTCAGAGTTGGTTAAGTATTAATTAAAtatgataaattttattgattatgtaGTATTAGAGTAATATTTATTTTAGTCTCCAAAAATACATGTGCAAAGTATTCTGTTTCctgtaaaatttgataaaaatcaaaataatcttaGTACACATATAACAAATGTTAGttaaatgaacataaaaaaatGTTAGTTAAATGATTAcatacagaaattaaaattattcataCGTACACGTATACTAAAAGACCAAATTTAACATAAACGTTACAAAATTTATATAGATATGTATGTACTAATTCAATTTACCAGTAGAGTTgataaatacaaattataaatGACTCGTATATGGCTAAATAGTAAATACTTCCTGTCTTCCTTACATTGCATggtaattaaagtgaattgaaaatatttaaaaaaaaatagttgaatAGTAATGGCCGTTGAGGATAATAAGTGTCAACAGCTCTTCACCGGCAAGCATTTAATACAccaaatctttttctaatttatgaaaaaaattataaaaaataaagggAATTTACAACCTGCAACCTCCCAAACCCCAAATATTTATATTCATGCTTTCCTTCCCTCATGTTATACCTTCTCCCTTCCCATCATCCACCCCCACATTTATTTTATGTACTCTTTCCTAACCCAAACATGTACATATAAAATCTTGCATACTCTTTATGATATCTAAGAAAGGAAACTTTTTTTGAGGTTACAACTTTGTAAACTATTATTACGTGCTTACGTGACTGGTTATTCAAAAGATCCCTTTTTTGTGCGCTAGCTATTGAAATATATAGAGCGAGTGATAGAGATTAGAGATATATATCTACAATATGGTTGGTATTTTCTCATTGGTTACAGGGAGGCCTGGACCAAGTGGTTTTGGATCTGCATCAACTGCAGAACAAGTTACCGAAGGAATTGATGCTAGTAATCTTACTTGTATTATTACAGgtcagtatttttttttttatacagttttagaaatttatttattttattttcactttGCGTTTTTTAGGACTATTTTTTATACGATAAGGTGCAAATATAGTGTTTGTTCTTTGATGTTCATTTTCCTCTTTTCTCCTTTGGTTTATGTCAAAATCCtgaatatattatatatgtatgatTCTTTCATgacattattttataatttctttttatttgttattctcatcatcattttgtatatctcaaaattaaaaataatgtacaAGGTTCTTTTTTTTAATGGTCATATATGTATATGTCTGTTGTGATAATATTATTCGGTATTGTTAAAATTTAGTGGAGGAGTTTTTCATATGAAAGTTCCTAGATGAGTATGCATTCTTGAGAGAAAGAGTTGATAAAACTATTTTTGTTTATGGGACTTGGTAAATGATCATAAGGCACAAGAAAGGGAACATGGTGGTCACACTTTTCTAGTTTTCTTTAGTACCTTGCTTTAGGAGAAATTTCCACATTCTCTGAACATcgttgtttgttctcatcatttgACGTCTACGGCTTTGGATTTGTTTAAGTAAGGGGGAACACTAATGGTCCACAAATTCAGGCAATGGTATATATCTAACAATAAGTTTTTCTTGCTAAAatacaaactaataaaatataattggatTTTGGAAAcatttgtattttcattttttgaTACTGCTCttgtttttaatattattttcagaAACTATCAActcctttttatcctattttctatttttaattttttttagaaaataacagtaaaaaatatttgttaccatattataaaaatttaaatacagaaaaaaaataaaacataaaaacatgattaaaaaaaCAGATTTTTAAAGTAAGGGTCTATTtcatttacattttaattttccatttcaaattttattttcggttttttattttataaaaaatagaaacaaaaataaaattttattatttttattatcttttacaaaattttaaaatatttattttttaaataaaataaatcaacacAATTTTCGACAATCAAGATGGGcttcaaacataaaattaaacagCTATCAAAGCGAAACAAAAAGATAGACGTTAAACCTATACGGCTATATACCACACCTCACTAAATGCATCCCTGTGCAACACCTCCAATATAATGAATGGAATGACTAGATCTAATGCTTTATAAGTGTCAGTCACCCCTTTTCTCtcagttaatttttaaaattgaataactTATTATTTTAGGGTTGTTAAAATAGATTAAGTTTATTGGATCAGTTCATTTACTTAtttaaatgataaattttatttttaaaattaagttcgtttatattttggattaagtctgattaattaaaaaaatgaggtaaaataaattagtttgcaAATTAAATAAGCggtctatttaattttttatattatttttaaaaatttacattttagccaatattttttttaattcgacaacaaaatttgatttatcaactaaaaaaaattgtttgtttagaatttttaacttaaaaatgatatttttataaaaatatttttcacaaaataaaataaaaaaataaacagatTAGTTTATTTAACTCATGTTGACTATAAACAATATATGAACTGAAAAATGATAGACTACGAATAAAACAGATTTAAACAGGCTAGTCCATTTAACTCGCAAATTTAAATGAATAGGGTCTAAATAGATTGGGTTGGCCCGTTTGACAATCCtaacataatataatataattatattagatgtatattaaaattaattatcaatgtaaaatatatattaaatattaaatgtatattaaaattaattattattataaaatatattaaatttaaattaaattatatatttatatataaatatataataattaattttaatatataattaataattttaaatattctatTAGATTCTGTTTGATTTAATGTTATTGGCCCATCTATCTATAAATATTTACGTTTTACatgatcattttaaaaaaaaatacttattcaaaataatataatGTGATAAAGAATGATTTTATCCACTCAAACTCAATTCTATTATTTTTCCGGCAATGCACAACTCTCTTTTCATAAGAATTATCCCAAAATAAAACACCTCTAGGctaaaacaaattaaagaaaattctaggtaataatacaaataattatgtatttaaaattacataattataaGAGATATGTTTTTAAAACAAAGAAGATAATTAACACCATCTAGATTTATAAATAGAACAAATATTCTTATAAAATGGTATTATAAAGCagagaaagtaacaaacttttgCTACAAAGACTCTATTTACTGCATATGACCAACTAATTCATGCATTAACATTTTTCCGTCGTCTGAACATGCAGTCATCAAGTTTCAATAATGCAAGAACCTGGACTTGAGTGTGGGGCAGGGTACTAGTCTTACCTACTTACATGAGAAAGGCCAATCAAGCCATTATAAAAATCTTGTAGACAGACAGCATAAAATAATATACAAGTAAAAGCTTTTATATGAAGTAACAAAATTTCTTTGGCCTCCAAACATAAACATAGAGATCCATGATGTTTATTGTACTCCAATTATGATTTCTTGTTTAGAAGATTTAATTTTTAGCCCTCAATTATTAATATTCCCTTGAAGCATAGTTGAGTAATTAATATTACTATCTACCAAGGCATGCCAATCCATAAGTTGCATTTGGCTATAAGTATAGTGGTTACATTGAATATAAAGTAATATTTAATTTTGTAAATGCATTTATGTAACATCACTTCAGCAATAACCATagtttatattaaaattgaattattttattagtttttataattttattaaatttttattttttttagttagatttttatattacttttaattttataattaggttatttttatattaaaaaaatcaaaattaacaaaatatttttttttaaaatatgtaatcaaagatttaattaaatttttaattataaataattttaatttacgaaaaaatatttaattaattttaatattttttatactaaaaataatctatttacaaaattaaaagtagtagaaattcaattaaaaaatataaaaatttaattataagtttaataaaaatattgcacTATGAGAATAATTAAACATTATATTATCAGTGCAAATGGCCATCAAAAACGGACTATAAAcatttgtatcaaaattaaattatatcgaTAATAATCGTTAAAAAGTGTAACTAAAATTGGATTTAGAGCTAGATTTGACATTCTATCTAATAGTAAAAGAAtctcaaaaatactatttgtatattaaaatcagtcattaaaatcaattattaatgtatttatgtataaatatatatgaaatttaatttattttcaatgtatatttatattctaacatgtattttatactaataactaactTTGAGACCGATTTTAATGTACACTTAACATTATTCAAAGAATCTTTGAACGAATGCAGGAGGAGCGAGCGGTATAGGATTGGAGACGGCGCGAGTGCTAGCACTTCGAAAGGCCCATGTCATCATCGCGGCGAGGAACATGGAGTCCGCAAAGGAAGCAAAACAACTCATATTACACCAAAATGAGTCTGCTAGAGTGGAAATAATGAAACTTGACCTTACCTCTGTCAATTCTGTTAGATCTTTTGCAGAAAATTTCCTCGCTCGTGATCTTTCCCTCAACATCTTAATGTTTTTTCCTTAACCCTTTCTTATATTCTCACCTTTTTTCGCTTCGATTCGGTGCTTGTTTGGTTTAAATTCCTTAAAAAGATTGCAAGAATTTGGCATCATTCATTAGTTTTGTTAGTTGTCTCTAACAAAATTACTGGACAAAGCCAAATTTTTCAACCTTTTTCCTTCGTCGGAAAGAATTGAGAACCAATAATTATGACTAATGTAAATAGGCCTATGGTTTTCAGAAACAATGCTGGAGTCATGTTCTGCCCCTACCAGTGTTCAGAGGATGGGATTGAGATGCAGTTCGCAACAAACCATCTTGGTAATAATTAATAGCCGataaatgttttttttattatagtaATAAAAAACTCGCacattattttgttacaaatttgCAAGTCTAATTGCTAGTCTCTTAACAGGGCATTTCCTCTTAACAAATCTTCTTCTTGAGAAAATGAAACAAAGCGCAAAAGCAAGTGGAATTGAAGGAAGGATTATAAATCTGTCATCAATTGCTCATACCTATACTTACGAAGAGGGGATTCGATTTGATAACCTTAACGATGAAGCTGGGTATGGCTTCATTATTTTACTGCTTTGCTGCATATGCAtagctttatttatttatttaacattattataaatatttctttgatttttatttccAGTTATTCTGACAAGAGGGCTTACGGGCAGTCCAAGCTAGCTAATATATTGCACGCAAATGAACTCTCTCGCCGTTTGAAGGtcatttaatttattactaaatgCTTCTCTAATTTCTTTACTTTATCTATCTTAGAGACATTACAAACACAGATACAGCATTGGCCTAGTGATAATAAAAGTCCAATCATGCTAGTATACATactgaaatataaaatacatttctagaataaattaaacaatatataaatttatacgcAAATACATACTCGTTCGCTTAATTAAGGGTCAGAATTCGAATCTCGCCTCATATATACAAGATTGTTAGGTCATAGGTTCGAATCCTACTTGAATCAGTTTGGTTTATTTTGAATTCTTGAATTCGAAAAGAAAGGATTGTGTTTGTTTTAACCGTTAAAAATAGGTAATCCGTTCTTCCTGTTCAAATTAATCCTTAGTCTGTCGGGTTAAAGAATAccataaacaacaaaaaaaacacaaatacatGATGATTGATTTTGGATATCAACATaacattttttattgaaaaaaaacacTTAATTAATCCTCTAACAAAAAATAATTGTCATAACTTTAGGTAAAAATTGAGTTTTATCTCAATGCACTATATATAATTAAAGGAATGAATTTAATTAATTGAATgacattctaaaaatattttactaaataggTAATTTTTGTAAAGTCTAGTTCAGATAAACTTTGtccttcttttccattttcacgTTGTTTTTGGCTGCTGGTTCTGAGCATATAATCCATTGAGTTATTATTACCTGTTGCGTCCTGTGGTAGTTGTTTCCTTCTCATGGATCACATTAAAGATACATACATATGATACAGCAACAGTGACCACATAACTTCCCATTTTTTTTTCACTCACTAAGCACTTGTGACAAAGTGGCTTTGGTTTACAGGAAGAAGGTGTGAACATCACAGCCAATTCAGTGCACCCCGGAGTGATAATGACTCCTCTTATGAGACATTCTACTCTACTCATGAGTACGTCATTAATTTCCCTTGTCCATGAACATATACATATTGCGTAGAATTTCATTGTCTAAGATGGTATTTCTAGCTAGGTGTAAAATATTTCAATACACATCTTAAACttctggctgtttttttttttttttgtctctctaaCATTACCCAaaccaaaaatagagaaaaacaCAGTTTGATTAAAGTACATAATTATTTCAATACACATCTTAAAAAAGAAGCTGCTAATTCTCGCCCAAAAAATAATTAGTAGTTTACTTAATTTATTCTCTATGACAACAGTATAACTTTGTTACAGATTTTCTGAAGATGTTCACATTTTTCATATGGAAAAGCGTTCCACAGGTAAATTCC contains:
- the LOC112741965 gene encoding short-chain dehydrogenase TIC 32 B, chloroplastic — encoded protein: MVGIFSLVTGRPGPSGFGSASTAEQVTEGIDASNLTCIITGGASGIGLETARVLALRKAHVIIAARNMESAKEAKQLILHQNESARVEIMKLDLTSVNSVRSFAENFLARDLSLNILINNAGVMFCPYQCSEDGIEMQFATNHLGHFLLTNLLLEKMKQSAKASGIEGRIINLSSIAHTYTYEEGIRFDNLNDEAGYSDKRAYGQSKLANILHANELSRRLKEEGVNITANSVHPGVIMTPLMRHSTLLMNFLKMFTFFIWKSVPQGAATTCYVALHPSVKGVSGKYFLDCNEFQPSAFASNELLGRKLWDFSNKLINSISKP